From a single Planctellipticum variicoloris genomic region:
- a CDS encoding VOC family protein: MPQIINSRCVLAVRDLAAATQFYMDVLGFQRDCGDGVDGWSFLSRNGFRLMLGECRDATPAGELGDHSWFVHLIVDDVDRLHDEVASRGAEILSQPQTRPWGLREFVLRTPDGHRIVFGEPVTANGNKE, encoded by the coding sequence ATGCCGCAGATTATCAATTCCCGCTGCGTTCTCGCCGTGCGCGATCTGGCCGCCGCCACGCAGTTCTACATGGACGTGCTGGGCTTTCAGCGCGACTGCGGGGATGGGGTTGATGGCTGGAGCTTTCTGTCCCGGAACGGATTCCGGCTGATGCTGGGCGAGTGCCGGGACGCGACGCCTGCGGGCGAATTGGGCGATCACTCGTGGTTCGTGCATTTGATCGTCGACGACGTCGACCGGCTGCACGACGAAGTCGCCAGTCGGGGCGCAGAGATCCTGTCGCAGCCGCAAACCAGACCCTGGGGGCTCCGCGAGTTTGTCCTCCGGACGCCCGACGGACATCGCATCGTCTTCGGCGAGCCGGTGACCGCGAATGGGAACAAAGAGTGA